The proteins below come from a single Rhizobium sp. BT04 genomic window:
- a CDS encoding GNAT family N-acetyltransferase has protein sequence MTWTIRPPRAEDQEMLAEIYLSVRRETFVWVDPGKFHREDFAAHTNGETVFVCEHENGGVAGFLSLWPADDFIHMLYISPDFQGQGAGTALLRALPEWPQHQYRLKCLVKNRRAKAFYLAHGFSVTGNGASPEGDYEELSFFPV, from the coding sequence AATGCTCGCGGAGATTTATCTTTCCGTGCGCCGCGAAACATTCGTCTGGGTCGATCCCGGCAAGTTCCACCGCGAGGATTTCGCCGCCCACACCAATGGCGAGACGGTCTTCGTCTGCGAGCATGAAAACGGCGGTGTAGCCGGCTTCCTGTCGCTCTGGCCGGCCGATGATTTCATCCACATGCTCTATATCAGCCCGGACTTCCAGGGGCAGGGTGCCGGGACGGCGCTGCTGCGGGCGCTGCCCGAATGGCCGCAACACCAGTACCGGCTGAAGTGCCTGGTGAAGAACCGACGGGCGAAGGCGTTCTACCTCGCCCATGGTTTCAGCGTGACCGGCAACGGCGCGTCGCCGGAGGGCGACTATGAGGAACTGAGCTTTTTTCCGGTTTGA
- a CDS encoding LapA family protein encodes MAKKIVNLLILLPLGVILIVFCVANRQSVTLAFNPFRPDDQVLALSAPFFVFLFIALITGMLIGAAATWFSQGKHRKRARTEAKEAIRWQGEADRHKSRAEEIAGQLPAR; translated from the coding sequence ATGGCCAAGAAGATCGTCAACCTGTTGATTCTGCTGCCGCTCGGTGTCATCCTCATCGTCTTCTGCGTCGCCAACCGGCAGAGCGTCACGCTCGCCTTCAACCCGTTCCGGCCTGACGATCAGGTGCTTGCGCTTTCCGCGCCCTTCTTCGTCTTCCTATTCATCGCCCTCATCACAGGCATGCTGATCGGCGCGGCCGCCACCTGGTTCAGCCAGGGCAAACACCGCAAGCGCGCCCGCACCGAAGCCAAGGAAGCCATCCGCTGGCAGGGTGAGGCCGACCGCCACAAGAGCCGCGCCGAGGAAATCGCCGGGCAGCTGCCGGCGCGGTAA